One part of the Oscillatoria sp. FACHB-1407 genome encodes these proteins:
- a CDS encoding calcium-binding protein, which yields MTTLPLTTFPGSPLDDIFTGGSENNTILGQAGNDVLDGGAGNDTIFGDADDDLLIGGEGNDTLVGGAGIDRLTGGNGDDVYSVDSRDTVTEAGTGQDTVLSSAYSWQLGSYLEGLVLVENSAAVVGMGNNLNNRILGNRSSNALYGMNGDDVLVGAGGSDVLEGGIGSDRFDFLDPAIDGVDQIIDFNVTDDTIGIALDFTGTGSAFANAGLTPNATLTVEQFRLGGVALDSSDRFLYDPITGALWFDIDGTGSAPQVQLAFLSSGLQLTNRDFFAFTGTPTSGNPIPPPEDNRPKLRIGTRGNDRLEGGSGNDKLLGLGGHDILVGKAGSDRLEGGDGADRLDGGTGNNKLTGGRGRDAFVLEPGSGRNLILDFEDRRDRLGISRTVDWSDITILQRGSQTFVTLSGDLVAILRGVQANQITVNDFVRFSS from the coding sequence ATGACCACCCTTCCCTTAACCACCTTTCCGGGTTCGCCACTAGATGACATTTTCACAGGTGGCAGCGAAAATAACACGATCTTAGGTCAAGCCGGAAATGATGTGCTGGATGGCGGTGCAGGGAATGACACGATATTTGGCGATGCTGACGATGACCTGCTGATTGGCGGAGAGGGTAACGATACCCTCGTGGGCGGTGCTGGCATCGACCGTCTCACAGGCGGCAATGGGGATGATGTGTACAGTGTCGATAGCCGTGACACGGTGACTGAAGCAGGCACAGGACAAGATACCGTGCTGTCGTCCGCGTATAGCTGGCAACTGGGTAGCTATTTGGAAGGTCTAGTGCTGGTTGAAAACAGTGCGGCTGTTGTCGGCATGGGCAATAACCTGAATAACCGCATTTTGGGTAATCGCAGCAGCAATGCCCTGTATGGCATGAATGGCGATGACGTACTGGTGGGTGCTGGGGGCAGCGATGTGTTAGAAGGAGGGATTGGCAGCGATCGCTTTGATTTCCTCGACCCGGCGATCGATGGAGTTGATCAGATTATCGACTTCAACGTGACTGACGACACGATCGGCATTGCGCTCGACTTCACGGGGACAGGTTCGGCGTTTGCCAACGCTGGGTTGACTCCCAATGCCACACTCACCGTTGAGCAGTTTCGCCTTGGAGGAGTAGCCCTCGACAGCAGCGATCGCTTTCTATATGACCCCATCACCGGAGCACTCTGGTTTGATATCGATGGCACAGGTTCGGCTCCCCAAGTACAACTCGCCTTTCTCTCGTCTGGGTTGCAACTGACAAATCGCGACTTTTTTGCCTTTACAGGCACTCCCACCAGTGGCAACCCGATTCCCCCACCAGAGGATAATCGCCCCAAACTGCGCATTGGCACTCGTGGCAACGATCGCTTAGAAGGTGGCAGCGGTAACGACAAATTATTGGGGTTAGGGGGACACGATATTTTGGTGGGCAAAGCGGGGAGCGATCGCCTGGAGGGTGGTGACGGAGCCGATCGCCTGGATGGCGGCACAGGCAACAACAAACTCACAGGTGGCAGAGGACGCGATGCGTTTGTGTTAGAGCCAGGATCAGGTAGAAACTTGATTCTGGATTTTGAAGATCGGCGCGATCGCCTGGGTATCTCGCGGACGGTGGATTGGTCAGATATCACAATTCTTCAGCGAGGCTCACAAACCTTTGTCACTCTGAGTGGTGACCTCGTCGCTATTCTGCGTGGCGTACAGGCTAACCAGATCACGGTCAACGACTTTGTCCGATTTTCAAGCTAG
- the mfd gene encoding transcription-repair coupling factor yields the protein MAFSSITRALGRSPLTTELLTKLHQQQFLKLNGIARIPKGLVASTLAQTEQRNLLVITATLEEAGRWAAQIEAMGWQTVHFYPTSESSPYEPFDPESEMTWGQLQVLADLQIGEPVKPVAGTSPGLAIIATERALQPHLPPPEAFRPYCLTLQRGMELNLEEFSRQLANLGYERVSLVETEGQWSRRGDIIDVFPVASELPIRLELFGDDLEHLREFDPATQRSLDSVQRLVLTTTNFAPMILQGLGDTETARLDALRPYLSPEELERLEAGQMPEGMRRFLGLAFQQPASLLDYLPPNTVVAIDEEEQCRAHSDRWFEHVEDHWRDVSTGLATSFPQTHRRFDDSLTEIESFERIYLSELAEEREGLNLSSRPVPATPHQFGKLAETIRAERDRGFSVWLVSAQPSRSVALLQEHDCSAQFVPNPRDYPAIEKLQSQRIPVAVKYSGLAELEGFVLPTFRLVVVTDREFFGQHSLATPNYVRKRRRAASKQVDPNKLQPGDFVVHKNHGIGRFLKLESLTINNETREYLVLQYADGLLRVAADQLSSLSRFRGAGDTAPELNKMSSKAWEKTKSKVRKAVKKVAFDLLQLYAQRSQQQGFAYPVDMPWQEELEDSFPYQPTTDQLKAVQDVKRDMESDRPMDRLVCGDVGFGKTEVAIRAIFKAVTAGKQVALLAPTTILTQQHYHTLKERFAPYPIQVGLLNRFRTAEERRDIQQRLSTGELDVVVGTHQLLGKGVSFKDLGLLVVDEEQRFGVNQKEKIKTLKTQVDVLTLSATPIPRTLYMALSGVREMSLITTPPPSRRPIKTHLAPFDPEMIRTAIRQELDRGGQVFYVVPRVEGIEETAGMLREMIPSARLAIAHGQMPEGELEATMLTFSNGEAEILVCTTIIESGLDIPRVNTILIEDAQKFGLSQLYQLRGRVGRAGIQAHAWLFYPRQSQLSEAARQRLRAIQEFTQLGSGYQLAVRDMEIRGVGNLLGAEQSGQMDAIGFDLYMEMLEDAIKEIRGQEIPQVDDTQIDLSLTAFIPADYIPDLDQKMSAYRAVASAQTKQELAQIAADWSDRYGTIPVAAQQLLRIVELKQVAKPLGFSRIKPENKQHVVLETPMEEPAWNLLKENLPEYLRSRFVYSPGKVTVRGLGVLKAEQQLDSLIDYLTRMKGVIPEPALV from the coding sequence ATGGCTTTTTCTTCGATAACCCGTGCCTTAGGGCGATCGCCCCTGACCACTGAACTGCTGACCAAGCTCCATCAGCAGCAGTTTCTCAAGCTCAATGGCATCGCTCGCATCCCCAAGGGACTCGTCGCCTCCACGCTGGCGCAAACCGAACAGCGTAATTTGTTGGTGATCACCGCCACACTTGAAGAAGCAGGACGCTGGGCAGCCCAAATCGAGGCGATGGGTTGGCAAACGGTTCACTTTTATCCGACCTCTGAATCCTCCCCCTATGAGCCGTTTGACCCCGAATCGGAGATGACCTGGGGACAGTTGCAGGTGCTTGCTGATTTGCAAATTGGGGAACCCGTAAAGCCTGTCGCTGGTACTTCTCCTGGGTTGGCGATCATCGCGACAGAACGTGCCCTCCAGCCGCATCTGCCACCCCCGGAGGCATTTCGCCCCTATTGCCTGACGCTGCAACGGGGCATGGAGCTAAATCTGGAGGAGTTTAGCCGTCAGCTGGCAAATCTGGGATATGAGCGGGTGTCGTTGGTGGAAACGGAGGGGCAGTGGAGCCGTCGGGGGGACATTATTGATGTGTTTCCGGTTGCGTCTGAGTTGCCCATTCGTCTGGAGTTGTTTGGGGATGATCTGGAGCACCTGCGCGAGTTTGATCCCGCTACGCAGCGATCGCTCGATAGCGTTCAGCGACTGGTGTTAACGACGACTAACTTTGCCCCGATGATTTTGCAGGGGTTAGGAGATACCGAGACGGCTCGTCTGGATGCCCTGCGCCCTTACCTCTCGCCTGAAGAACTGGAGCGGCTCGAAGCCGGACAGATGCCAGAGGGAATGCGCCGCTTTTTAGGACTTGCCTTTCAGCAACCCGCCTCGCTGTTGGATTATTTGCCCCCCAATACGGTGGTGGCGATCGATGAGGAGGAGCAGTGCCGTGCCCATAGCGATCGCTGGTTTGAGCATGTCGAAGACCACTGGCGGGATGTCTCCACCGGATTAGCAACCTCGTTTCCTCAGACGCATCGCCGCTTTGACGACTCCCTCACTGAAATCGAGAGCTTTGAACGGATCTATCTGTCTGAACTGGCGGAAGAACGGGAAGGGTTGAATCTCTCCAGTCGTCCGGTGCCTGCTACACCCCATCAGTTTGGCAAGTTAGCCGAAACCATTCGGGCTGAGCGCGATCGCGGCTTTTCGGTATGGCTGGTGTCGGCTCAACCCTCGCGGTCGGTGGCGTTGTTACAGGAGCATGACTGCTCCGCCCAGTTTGTGCCGAATCCTCGCGACTATCCGGCGATCGAAAAACTCCAGTCCCAGCGTATTCCCGTTGCGGTCAAATACTCCGGGTTAGCCGAGTTAGAGGGTTTCGTTCTGCCAACGTTTCGGTTGGTGGTCGTTACCGATCGCGAGTTTTTTGGGCAACATTCCCTCGCCACTCCGAATTACGTTCGCAAGCGTCGTCGGGCTGCCTCTAAGCAAGTTGACCCGAATAAGCTGCAACCGGGCGATTTTGTAGTTCACAAAAATCATGGGATTGGGCGGTTTCTCAAGTTAGAGAGTTTGACCATCAACAATGAGACGCGCGAATATCTCGTGTTGCAATACGCCGATGGTTTGTTGCGAGTCGCAGCGGATCAACTCAGCTCCCTATCTCGGTTTCGGGGGGCAGGCGACACCGCACCCGAACTCAACAAAATGTCGAGCAAAGCCTGGGAGAAGACCAAGAGCAAAGTTCGCAAAGCCGTCAAGAAAGTTGCCTTTGATCTGCTGCAACTGTATGCCCAGCGATCGCAGCAGCAAGGGTTTGCTTATCCCGTCGATATGCCGTGGCAAGAGGAATTGGAAGACTCCTTCCCCTATCAACCGACCACCGATCAGTTGAAGGCAGTGCAGGATGTCAAGCGCGATATGGAGAGCGATCGCCCGATGGATCGGTTGGTCTGCGGCGATGTCGGTTTCGGTAAAACGGAGGTGGCGATTCGAGCCATCTTCAAAGCCGTCACGGCTGGAAAGCAAGTTGCGTTACTCGCGCCAACTACGATTCTGACGCAGCAACACTACCACACCCTCAAGGAACGGTTTGCCCCCTATCCGATTCAGGTGGGATTGCTAAACCGCTTCCGCACGGCTGAAGAACGTCGAGATATTCAACAACGGCTCTCTACCGGGGAGTTAGATGTCGTCGTGGGAACCCACCAACTCCTGGGCAAAGGGGTCAGCTTCAAGGACTTGGGCTTGCTCGTCGTGGATGAAGAGCAACGCTTTGGGGTCAACCAGAAAGAGAAGATTAAAACCCTGAAAACGCAGGTGGACGTGTTGACTCTCAGTGCTACGCCGATTCCCCGGACGCTCTACATGGCGTTGTCTGGGGTGCGAGAGATGAGCCTGATCACCACACCGCCCCCCTCGCGTCGCCCGATTAAAACTCACCTGGCTCCCTTCGACCCGGAGATGATCCGCACGGCCATTCGACAGGAACTCGATCGCGGTGGTCAGGTATTTTATGTTGTGCCCCGTGTCGAGGGTATTGAAGAGACAGCAGGGATGTTGCGGGAGATGATCCCCAGTGCGCGGTTGGCGATCGCTCACGGTCAGATGCCCGAAGGCGAACTCGAAGCCACCATGCTCACCTTCAGCAACGGCGAAGCAGAAATTCTCGTCTGTACAACGATTATCGAATCGGGGTTAGACATTCCCCGTGTCAACACCATCTTGATCGAAGACGCCCAGAAGTTTGGTCTGTCGCAGTTGTATCAGTTGCGCGGTCGGGTGGGTCGCGCCGGAATTCAAGCCCATGCCTGGTTGTTCTATCCTCGTCAAAGCCAGTTGTCAGAAGCCGCGCGGCAACGACTCCGGGCGATTCAAGAGTTCACCCAACTGGGGTCTGGCTACCAGTTGGCAGTGCGCGACATGGAGATTCGCGGTGTGGGTAACTTGCTGGGGGCTGAACAGTCGGGACAGATGGATGCGATCGGCTTTGACCTCTACATGGAGATGCTGGAGGACGCGATCAAAGAGATTCGTGGTCAAGAGATTCCGCAGGTGGACGACACCCAAATTGACCTCAGCCTCACGGCGTTCATTCCCGCCGATTACATCCCCGATCTGGATCAAAAGATGAGTGCCTATCGTGCGGTTGCCTCGGCTCAGACCAAGCAAGAATTGGCTCAAATCGCGGCAGATTGGAGCGATCGCTACGGCACGATTCCCGTGGCAGCCCAACAACTACTGCGTATTGTGGAACTCAAACAGGTCGCTAAACCTCTCGGCTTTAGCCGCATCAAACCGGAGAACAAACAACACGTTGTCCTCGAAACTCCGATGGAAGAACCCGCCTGGAACTTGCTCAAAGAGAACCTGCCAGAATACTTGCGATCGCGCTTTGTCTACAGCCCCGGTAAAGTCACGGTGCGGGGATTGGGCGTGCTCAAAGCCGAACAGCAGTTGGATAGCCTGATCGACTATCTGACCCGCATGAAAGGCGTCATTCCAGAGCCAGCGTTAGTTTAG
- the prmA gene encoding 50S ribosomal protein L11 methyltransferase, which produces MASSWWEIQVLCDPALEDLVFWRLEDFGCRGASSEIKGYACIVRGYLSQIQVQLLDLAALALLLKQDALCVGMPVPAVQWHLIDEEDWASSWKDYWHPQEVGDRLLINPAWLPTPENSDRLVLRLDPGVAFGTGNHATTQLCLEALEMRLGDDGTSEAIVADIGCGSGILSIGAILLGARQAFAVDTDPLAVQATANSRELNQIDPQRLIAAEGSIEKIIEMVSAPVDGILCNILAEVIVELIPAMSAIAKPTTWGILSGILLDQVKPVADTLEENGWIVATLWRKQDWCCLNIRRS; this is translated from the coding sequence TTGGCAAGTAGCTGGTGGGAAATTCAAGTTCTTTGTGATCCGGCTCTGGAAGATCTCGTCTTCTGGAGACTGGAGGACTTTGGTTGTCGCGGTGCTTCCAGTGAAATAAAAGGTTATGCCTGCATTGTGCGGGGGTACTTATCCCAAATTCAAGTTCAGTTGCTTGATTTGGCAGCGTTGGCGTTGTTACTCAAACAGGATGCTTTGTGCGTTGGAATGCCAGTGCCAGCGGTACAGTGGCATTTAATTGACGAGGAAGATTGGGCAAGTAGTTGGAAGGATTATTGGCATCCTCAGGAAGTGGGCGATCGCCTGCTGATTAACCCTGCCTGGTTGCCAACCCCGGAAAACAGCGATCGCCTGGTGTTACGGCTCGATCCGGGTGTCGCCTTTGGGACAGGCAATCATGCTACGACACAACTCTGTCTGGAGGCGTTGGAGATGCGCCTGGGTGATGATGGCACCTCAGAGGCGATCGTTGCAGATATTGGTTGCGGCTCCGGGATTTTGTCGATTGGAGCAATTCTCCTTGGCGCGAGACAAGCCTTTGCAGTAGATACAGACCCTCTAGCGGTGCAAGCAACAGCCAACAGTCGCGAACTGAATCAGATTGACCCGCAACGATTGATTGCGGCAGAGGGCAGCATTGAGAAGATTATAGAAATGGTCAGTGCGCCTGTGGATGGGATTCTCTGTAATATTCTGGCAGAGGTGATTGTTGAATTGATCCCAGCCATGAGTGCGATCGCCAAACCCACAACCTGGGGCATTCTCAGCGGCATTTTGTTAGACCAGGTGAAACCGGTAGCCGACACGCTAGAAGAAAACGGTTGGATTGTGGCGACTCTATGGCGTAAACAGGACTGGTGTTGTCTTAACATTCGACGGTCTTAA
- the glnT gene encoding type III glutamate--ammonia ligase, with translation MSGGLDMVSALPKDRSLVELADELNLEFFLVSYTDLLGGTRAKLVPAAKIAAVESDGAFFAPFASNLGLGPDAHDIAAIPDPNSLIVLPWQPNVGWLASDAYLDGEPFAASPRVIFKQVLKQCESLGYSYKTGVEAEFSLLKKTGNGYEVADPLDTAARPCYDQLNLMRQFDFISTLVRYMEQLGWEPYQCDHEDANGQFEINWTYNDAIVTADRHVFFKYMVKTLAEQRGLTATFMPKPFSHLTGNGAHIHMSLWNNGSNAFADASDEMGLSAIAYEFLGGVLAHACGLSAICNPTITSYKRLSASTSVSGSCWAPRYVSYGGNNRTHMIRIPEGGRFEFRLLDGATNLYLAQAGVLAAGLDGLRNHLKAGQRLDENMFVRGSEFPDLKTLPSSLLEALTAFQQDSLLVETLGPGAKTFLDFKYQEWDTYNSKITPWEIEQYINC, from the coding sequence ATGTCCGGAGGTCTTGACATGGTTTCAGCGTTGCCCAAAGATCGATCACTCGTTGAATTAGCCGATGAGCTAAATCTTGAATTTTTCCTTGTTTCCTACACAGACCTCCTGGGTGGAACCCGTGCGAAACTAGTGCCTGCCGCTAAAATTGCAGCGGTTGAGTCCGATGGAGCCTTTTTTGCCCCATTCGCCTCAAACTTGGGCTTAGGTCCCGATGCTCACGACATTGCCGCCATCCCTGACCCAAACTCCTTAATTGTGTTGCCCTGGCAGCCCAATGTTGGTTGGCTCGCCAGTGATGCTTACCTGGATGGAGAGCCATTTGCGGCTAGTCCTAGAGTCATCTTTAAGCAAGTTTTGAAACAGTGTGAAAGCTTGGGCTATTCCTACAAAACGGGCGTAGAGGCTGAATTTTCTTTGCTAAAAAAGACAGGTAACGGATATGAAGTCGCTGATCCCCTCGATACGGCTGCTCGTCCTTGCTATGACCAGTTAAACTTAATGCGACAGTTCGACTTCATCTCAACGCTCGTGCGCTACATGGAGCAGTTGGGCTGGGAGCCTTACCAGTGTGACCACGAGGATGCCAATGGTCAGTTTGAAATCAACTGGACTTATAACGATGCGATTGTCACTGCCGATCGCCACGTTTTCTTTAAGTACATGGTGAAAACCCTGGCAGAACAGCGAGGGCTTACGGCTACCTTCATGCCCAAACCGTTTAGCCACCTCACCGGAAACGGGGCACACATCCACATGAGCCTGTGGAACAATGGCAGCAATGCTTTCGCGGATGCCAGCGATGAAATGGGACTATCGGCGATCGCCTACGAATTTCTGGGTGGGGTGTTAGCCCATGCCTGCGGTTTATCTGCCATCTGCAACCCCACAATTACCTCCTACAAACGTCTATCTGCCAGTACTAGCGTTTCTGGCAGTTGTTGGGCACCCCGTTACGTCTCCTATGGCGGCAACAACCGCACTCACATGATCCGCATTCCCGAAGGGGGACGGTTTGAGTTTCGGTTGCTGGATGGTGCGACTAACCTCTATCTGGCGCAGGCAGGAGTTCTCGCGGCTGGACTCGATGGACTCCGCAATCACTTGAAAGCCGGACAGCGACTCGATGAAAATATGTTTGTTCGAGGTTCAGAGTTTCCCGATTTGAAAACCTTGCCCAGCAGTTTGTTAGAGGCGTTAACTGCGTTTCAGCAGGATAGCCTGCTGGTAGAAACCCTGGGACCCGGAGCTAAAACCTTCCTGGATTTCAAATATCAGGAATGGGATACCTACAACTCTAAAATTACCCCCTGGGAAATCGAGCAATATATCAACTGTTAG
- a CDS encoding MBL fold metallo-hydrolase: MPSLNPTGTSNLSVDPNIQTEADVSQFVVEFWGVRGSIPTPGKETVRYGGNTACVEIKVGGKRLIFDGGTGLRALGKHLLSQMPVEAHLFFTHTHWDRIQGFPFFIPAFVPDNHFHIYGATGLNGASIKQRLTDQMLRPHFPVPLQMMQSNLTFHNIAPGEVITLDDVVIETISLNRPNSALGYRVTWNGHSVVYATDTEHSPERIEQSLRYLAYQADVLIFDAVYADHTYFAPEAANGVWQPEAWLASIEVAIAASVKQIIIFHHDPAHEDDLLDKVEAEVQSRFSNVKLAREGMVLQVYKESN, translated from the coding sequence ATGCCAAGCCTGAACCCTACTGGTACGAGCAACCTATCTGTTGACCCTAACATTCAAACTGAGGCGGATGTTAGCCAGTTTGTGGTGGAGTTCTGGGGTGTGCGGGGCAGCATTCCTACTCCTGGAAAGGAAACCGTACGATATGGTGGTAACACAGCCTGCGTCGAAATCAAGGTAGGCGGCAAGCGATTAATTTTTGATGGCGGGACTGGCTTAAGAGCATTAGGCAAACACCTGTTGTCTCAGATGCCCGTCGAAGCCCATCTCTTCTTTACTCACACCCATTGGGATCGGATTCAAGGATTTCCGTTTTTCATTCCGGCTTTCGTACCAGACAACCATTTTCATATCTACGGGGCAACTGGCTTAAACGGGGCATCAATCAAACAGCGGCTCACCGACCAAATGCTGCGTCCCCATTTCCCAGTGCCGTTACAGATGATGCAGTCTAATCTGACGTTTCACAATATCGCACCCGGAGAGGTGATTACGCTAGACGATGTTGTGATTGAAACGATCTCGCTGAATCGCCCCAACAGTGCGCTGGGTTATCGGGTGACCTGGAATGGGCATTCGGTAGTATATGCCACTGACACTGAACATTCCCCTGAGCGAATTGAGCAAAGCCTGCGTTATCTTGCCTATCAGGCTGATGTCCTGATTTTTGATGCAGTTTACGCTGACCACACCTATTTCGCCCCAGAAGCGGCCAATGGAGTCTGGCAACCTGAAGCTTGGTTAGCCAGCATTGAAGTGGCGATCGCGGCTAGTGTAAAACAGATCATCATTTTTCACCACGACCCAGCACACGAAGATGACTTGCTGGATAAAGTCGAGGCAGAAGTACAATCTCGCTTCTCCAATGTGAAACTGGCACGAGAAGGGATGGTACTTCAGGTCTATAAAGAGTCTAATTAA
- a CDS encoding inorganic diphosphatase: MDLSRIPPQPKAGLLNVLIEIPGGSKNKYEFDKDLEAFALDRVLYASVQYPYDYGFVPNTLADDGDPLDGMVIMDQPTFPGCVIAARPIGMLEMVDGGDRDEKILCVPDKDPRYTHVKSLKDIAPHRLDEIAEFFRTYKNLEKKVTEILGWKDVDQVMPLVEACIAAAKK; the protein is encoded by the coding sequence GTGGATTTATCTCGCATTCCCCCTCAGCCCAAAGCGGGTTTACTAAACGTTCTGATCGAAATTCCGGGTGGCAGCAAGAACAAATACGAATTTGACAAAGACCTGGAAGCCTTTGCACTCGATCGCGTCCTCTATGCGTCGGTGCAATATCCCTATGACTATGGATTTGTTCCCAATACCCTGGCAGATGATGGCGATCCCCTGGATGGGATGGTCATTATGGATCAACCCACCTTCCCAGGATGCGTAATTGCGGCACGTCCCATTGGCATGTTGGAAATGGTGGATGGGGGCGATCGCGACGAAAAAATCCTGTGCGTTCCCGACAAAGATCCCCGTTATACCCACGTCAAATCCTTAAAAGACATCGCTCCTCATCGGCTCGACGAAATTGCAGAGTTCTTCAGAACTTACAAAAACCTGGAGAAAAAAGTCACCGAAATTTTGGGCTGGAAAGATGTAGATCAGGTAATGCCTCTGGTTGAAGCCTGCATTGCAGCAGCAAAGAAGTAG
- the ahcY gene encoding adenosylhomocysteinase encodes MTTTTQIKHEVKDLSLAAVGKQRIEWAGREMPVLRQIQERFAKEKPLAGIRLVACCHVTTETAHLAIALKNAGADALLIASNPLSTQDDVAASLVSDYGIPVFAIKGEDNDTYHRHVQTALDHRPNLIIDDGSDVVATLIQERQHQIADLIGTTEETTTGIVRLQAMLKDGVLTFPAMNVNDADTKHFFDNRYGTGQSTLDGIIRATNILLAGKTVIVAGYGWCGKGTALRARGMGANVIVTEIDPIRAIEAVMDGFRVLPMGIAAPQGDIFITVTGNKHVIRGEHFEVMKDGAIVCNSGHFDIEIDLKALKGMATEVKQVRNFTEEYRLNNGKSVVVLGEGRLVNLAAAEGHPSAVMDMSFANQALACEYLVKNKGKLEPGLHSIPTEVDQEIARLKLQAMGIAIDSLTTEQVEYMNSWTSGT; translated from the coding sequence ATGACCACCACAACCCAAATCAAGCATGAAGTCAAAGACCTTTCGCTCGCCGCTGTAGGAAAGCAGCGAATCGAGTGGGCAGGGCGGGAAATGCCTGTTTTGCGTCAAATTCAAGAGCGGTTTGCCAAAGAAAAGCCTCTGGCTGGGATTCGTCTGGTTGCTTGCTGTCACGTCACCACTGAGACAGCTCACCTGGCGATCGCGCTCAAAAATGCTGGTGCAGATGCGTTGTTGATTGCCAGCAACCCTCTGTCAACTCAAGATGACGTTGCTGCCAGCCTGGTTTCAGACTACGGCATTCCAGTGTTTGCTATTAAGGGCGAAGATAACGATACATATCATCGCCACGTGCAAACTGCGCTAGACCACCGCCCTAATTTGATCATTGATGATGGAAGTGATGTGGTGGCAACCCTGATTCAAGAACGTCAGCACCAAATTGCTGATCTCATCGGCACGACTGAAGAAACCACGACAGGAATTGTTCGTCTGCAAGCCATGTTAAAGGACGGGGTATTGACCTTCCCCGCGATGAACGTCAACGATGCTGACACGAAGCACTTCTTTGATAACCGCTACGGTACAGGTCAATCCACCCTGGATGGCATCATCCGTGCCACTAACATTTTGTTGGCTGGTAAAACTGTAATCGTCGCTGGCTATGGCTGGTGTGGTAAGGGAACTGCACTGCGGGCGCGTGGCATGGGTGCAAATGTGATCGTCACTGAAATCGACCCAATCCGGGCGATCGAAGCGGTCATGGATGGTTTCCGCGTACTGCCAATGGGGATTGCGGCTCCTCAAGGTGACATCTTCATCACCGTAACTGGAAACAAGCATGTCATTCGCGGTGAGCACTTTGAAGTGATGAAGGATGGGGCGATCGTTTGTAACTCCGGTCACTTTGATATTGAGATTGACCTCAAAGCTTTGAAAGGCATGGCAACTGAGGTGAAGCAAGTTCGCAACTTCACCGAAGAATATCGCCTCAACAACGGCAAATCAGTTGTAGTGTTGGGTGAAGGTCGTCTGGTCAACCTGGCAGCGGCTGAAGGTCACCCCAGTGCTGTGATGGATATGAGCTTTGCTAACCAGGCTCTCGCGTGTGAATATCTGGTCAAAAACAAAGGCAAGTTAGAACCTGGCTTGCACTCTATCCCCACGGAAGTCGATCAGGAAATCGCTCGTCTGAAACTGCAAGCGATGGGTATTGCGATCGATAGCCTGACAACAGAGCAGGTTGAATACATGAATTCCTGGACATCCGGAACTTAA
- a CDS encoding DedA family protein, giving the protein MAEWITNWITETMESLGYVGIGLLMFLENLFPPIPSELIMPLAGFTVARGDMELVPAIAAGVIGTMLGALPWYYVGKFVGEDRLRNLADRYGKWVSITGKDIDNSKHWFYRHGTKAVFFCRLVPGVRTLISLPAGFSGMAIAPFLIYSTLGTTAWVGLLTFAGYLLGENYNLVEEYLGVVSKVVLLGIVLAFVFWIVRRQRRSA; this is encoded by the coding sequence ATGGCGGAGTGGATTACCAACTGGATTACCGAAACCATGGAGTCGTTAGGATACGTGGGAATTGGTCTACTCATGTTCCTGGAAAATCTATTTCCGCCGATCCCCTCTGAGTTGATCATGCCATTGGCTGGGTTTACGGTGGCACGGGGAGACATGGAGCTTGTTCCGGCGATCGCCGCTGGTGTGATTGGTACAATGCTGGGCGCACTGCCATGGTATTACGTGGGTAAGTTTGTGGGTGAAGATCGTCTGCGAAATTTGGCAGACCGATATGGCAAGTGGGTCAGCATCACCGGAAAAGATATTGATAACTCCAAGCATTGGTTTTACAGACACGGCACAAAAGCCGTTTTTTTCTGCCGTTTGGTGCCGGGAGTGCGGACGCTGATTTCCTTGCCTGCGGGTTTTAGTGGGATGGCGATCGCCCCGTTTTTGATTTACTCAACATTGGGAACAACTGCCTGGGTTGGATTGCTCACCTTCGCCGGATATTTGTTAGGAGAGAACTATAACCTGGTTGAAGAGTACTTAGGTGTTGTGTCTAAGGTAGTCTTGCTGGGCATTGTGCTGGCGTTCGTCTTTTGGATTGTGCGACGACAACGGCGATCGGCTTAG